The DNA window CGACCCCCCTCGTGGCCTGTGAACGCTCTTTTTCTCCCGAGTCGTCCATGGTTTGGGTGAAAATCTCACCCGCTCGTCTGTATCATGCGAAAGTCTTGTAACCCGCGATCCGCCCCGGAGGTTGTAGATGCCGTCTTCCAGTGACACTTCCAATGACCCGATCGAACAGAACCCGCTGAACCTCGTCGCCGCCGGCAACGGCCGGGGACTTCAGGTCGAACAGGCGCCCGGACAGAAGGACTTCATCGCCTACCGCGTGAGCAATCGCCCGGCGTTCAAGCTGGTCCGCGCCCCGCTCGACCGAAAGTGGATGGACGACAGCCGCGACCGCTTCGCCTACCGCTGCCTGCCCCTGCTGATCGCCAATCAGTCCGGCTGGCTCGCACTGAACTCGGTCCCCTTCCGCGCTTCCTGGAATGGCGGATGGGACAAGGCCTGCATGGCCGTCGAAGCCCTCGACGGCGTCTCGGAGCTGCCGGCGATCACCCACTTCGGGGAAGGCGTCCTCACCTTCCACATGCCCTGGCTCTTCCGCACGCCGCCGGGCTGGAACCTCTGGGCCCACGGCATTCCGAACCACCCGAAGGACGGCATCGTCGCCCTCGAAGGCGTCATTGAAACGGATTGGGCGCTCGCCACCTTCACCATGAACTGGAAGTTCACCGCCCGCAACATGTGGGTGACGTTCGAGAAGGACGAGCCGATCTGCATGCTCACCCCCTTCCGCCGGGGCGACCTGGAAAGCCTCGACCCCGTCGAAAAGGATCTCGCCGAGAACCCCGAGATGCACGCCGCCTACACCGAGTGGTCGGCCAGCCGCGAAAAGTTCATCAAGGACCTGAACAAGCCCGGTAGCGAGGCACAGGCGATGAAGTGGGAAAAGGACTATTTCCGCGGCCTCGGCCCCGACGGCAAGGTCATGCCCCAGCACCAGACCCGGCTGACGCTGAAAGAGTTCGAGCCGATCAAGAAGAAGTAGGCGCCCCTATCCGCGGTTAAAGCGGCAACGAAGTGCCTTGCCATCCATCGCGACGACGTGTCCGCGGGGGCAGATGCCACGCGCAGGCCGCGGTCCGCTTCGAACGCTGTTTATCCCCTCGGCCGGTATCGCCGGGCGAACCGCCACGACTCGAAAACCGGGATCAGGATGAACACCAGCGGCGCGAACCCCAGCACAAGGGCCAGGGCGGTGTTCGATCGCAGTGGCAGGAAGAACGAGACCAACCCGACGACGACAAGAGGGGTCGACCAGACGGCCAGTCGCATTCCGCCGAACCGGTTGATGGCGAACCACGCCTCATCCGATTCGAACGACTGGGGGAACCGGACCCCATAGAACGCGTTCGGCCTGATATGACCACGGATGAGCGGGACCGACAGGGCGATCGAAATAAGCCCGACGAGCGTCCAGCTGATACCGATCGTAATCGCTACTGCGTCCATCTCGCCTCCCGAGGGCATAACCTAAGGCCGAGCCGGAGCCGCGCCGACTCTCAAACCACAATAGTTTACCCACCAGCTCGGTCCGAAAAGAACGGCCCAGCACTTCGATTCATCGACGTCCGAAAACAAAACGACAGCATACCTCCTGAAATCGCCGTTTCAGCTCGGAACGCTTTCTACAAGCCGCGGCCGCAACTGGTTTTCCCCGCGTCCTTATGGTCGGTAGACCACGGATCGATAAGACGATATGCCCAATCAGAAGTGCTGCGTTTTCGAGCCTGTCAGGGGCAGACGGTGCCTTCGTCGGCGAGGTATGGTTCTGGTTTACTCCATTCTCGCAATGGTGGCGTTGCTCGCCATCGCCAGCTTTGCCGTGGACTGGGGCTACGTCCAATGCACCAAGTCGGAGATGCAGCGAACGGCCGACGCCACCTCGCGGGGATATCTCTCCATCTACTCCATTTATGGCACCAACGCCGCCAACGCGAACGGCCCGCAGCTCTACGAGAAAACCTACGGACTGAACCCGATCGATTCCGGATCACCAGCCAGTCCAACGGTGAGCACGACCTGGGGTTACTGGGTTGCGGCGTCGAGTCAGTTTATCGCGGGAACCAATTCGAGTTACCCCATCGCAGTACGTACGGTCGTCTCCCGTAAAGCGTCGAATCTCAATCCGCTATCCATGCCGATCGCACGCGCAATTGGTTGGCAGAGCACCGACATCACCTGCGCCGCGACCGCCGTTCTGATTCAAACCGAACAGTCGCAGGGAGCCAACGTGCCATCGACGAGCGATCTCTGGCTCGCCGGAATGCCCAATGGATCCAAAGCCAGCGCCAACGCGAGCGGCCAGTACCAGGATACGACAGCGAACGCCACCGCGTACCAGGCGACCACGATACCCGTCACGCCGGGCACATACCTGAAGTTCGACTATATCGATGGGCATTCGGCGAACAGCCCGACGGTGACAAGTGTTCCGCCGGACGGCGATACCGGCTTCATTCTTTCGCACGAAGCCGGGGCCGAGAACGGGGTGGCGAGCATTACCGCGCCGATCAACTGCCTCATTGGCCTTTTCCTCAATGCAAATGCGCCCAATACGTCGGCCGCGCCGGCGGCGCTGGACTACAGTTCGGCCAGCAGCCGGGACCAGGAACAGTACGACAGCATTCAGTTAAAGCAGCCATTCTTCATCGGCGACGGACTGACCTCAGCGGGTGCCAGCCAGATGTTCAAGGTCCCCGCCGGCTGCACGCGGTTGTTTCTTGGAACGATGGACGGGTACCAGTGGCACAACAACAACGGCAACATCAACTGCTCGGTGACAGCCACGCTGACCATCGAGATGAAACAGTAGGCGAACTGAAGGGCGAAGAGAGAAGTGATGTTTGTTCTTTGCCCCTTCGCATTGCCGACTACCTGTCGCAACGCTCTTTCAGCCTTCAACCGACGACGCGAATCCCCATGCGCTCGTTGGTCGCCTGAAGGATCGATAGCGGCGTTCGCCGTGGTCTATGCCCGGGCCACCCGACGCCGCCGGGCCAGACGACCGCAGCCAGTGGGTGCGAAGAAATGGACCCGTCCGGTACTCTCTGCTCAAAACTTACTGTAGACCGAGAGTGGGATTCATCGTCGGCTGGTTAGGCCGCTGGTATCTCATTTGGAGTCCTTCATCTCTGTCTTGGGCAGGGAGTCGCGAAAATTCGCATCGAGCTCTGTTAGCTCCACATAGATGACATGATCTGACCACTTCCTGCTGACCGCGGACATCGAACTGCGCTTGATATAAGCCCGTCCTTCGCGGCGACCGAGGTAGGTGACGCTGTGCATGGACTGAGGCATCCCGACCTCCGCATACTGCTTCTTGAACTCGGAGGGTGTGACGTGCTCCGGATCGGAGGAGCCGCTTAGAAGCAGAGCGAGGAGAAGTGGTATGAGTAGTTTCATGGCGTGTGAAGCGGCCTAACGTAACGCCGATCAGCGGCCGCGGCGGCACCGTGCGGCCTCTCGAACCACAAGAAGCTTACCCGCCGGCTCGGTCCACTGCATTGGCGGGGTATTTGGCGGGTGGATCGCCGCGATCGCGATCACGTAGAGTATTCGCCACTGTCCCACGGCTGGTGGAACACGATGTCCTGCGGTTGCAACATCACACACTCGCTTGCCTCCCGTATCCCGTCGTATTCCTCAAGGTGATGCTCGTAGATCAGCCCGTACGTAACCCCGTCCAACTCTACCGCGAACGGCTTCACCCATACGTCACAGAACTCCGGCTCGCCGGCTTGCATCAACTCCCCGCACATTGTCTTCAAGTGCTCAGACGCCTTCTCGCCTGCCACGTCACGGCCCTCGATGTCGAACGCACCGAGTCGTGACTCGCTCCCGATGTGATTCCCGTCAGCATCGAAGCGGTGGATAACGGCGAGCCATCGCTTCTTCGTCTTCCAGTCGTCGCCGAGGTAGTGCTCCTGCCCGGTTGGGAAGGCACCGGTCACGAAGGCCATGAACTGCGTGCCGTTCGGCAGCCGCCCGACGCTTGTGAACCGCCCGTAGTCGCCGTCCTCGTACGGGATGCGAAGTTTGTCGGGTGCTGGCATGCTGAAGGGCTCCCCGCCAAGTAATCATTGTTTACCGTAACCACGCGGCCAACCCGCGTGGATCGACAATCGCGAAAATAGCCCTTGGTGCTAGCGCCAACAAGGGAATCGCAAGCCCTCAATAGGACAATCTTGTCCATTCGGACCAATATTGAACATGTATCCCGTGACGCTACTTGAGTCTGGACGTCCTGCTTCACGAAGGCCTCGCCTGCCCGGGATCGGGTGGCCGCCAGGGGGGTCTTGCCGGCGACTGACGCCGGGCGCATTTTGCTTGTCTTCCACGGCCATCTACCTAACATATATAGAACAATATCAGGCGTCGCCGTGGGACGGGTGGCGTCCTTCCTCCATGCGCCGGTCGGCGGGTGTGATCTGTCGGCCTTCAGCGTGTACTCCGTGGAGATGGCCGTCCTAGGACGATCGGTGTCGGTCGGGCCGGGGTGGTGGTGTTGGTGCTTTGGAGGCGTGGAGGCTTAGCGACGGAGAGAGACGACGTGGGCAGGCTGATCGATCACTTGGGTTCGTTCGGCGATGTACTCGCTGGGTTCGTTCGGCCAACAAGCCGCGGGCGCAGCGTAATCGCGGAGCCCCGGGTTTGCCGGCGTGATCTCGGGTTCGTTCTGCAGGAGGGCGGTATGTCAGCGACGCTGACGGCTCAGTCAGTGACACGGGCTTCCAGCCCGTGCGTGCGACATTGTGGTCGATGGGCGCTCCGAACGACGGTTTCCTTTGCTTCTATTCCATTGTCATCATTACCAACCATGTACTCGTGGAGAGGACAGTAAATGCAAAGCGAGCAGCTGCTTGAAGCATCACGCACCACGCACGGGCTGGAAGCCCGTGTCACTGACGGGGTCGTTCGGCAAGGGGTTCTTGGGTTCGTTCGGCGATGCCGTCTTGGGTTCGTTCGGCAGAGGGTGTGATTGAGGATGAACAGTCTTCTACTCATGACGCAACTTGCACGGCTTGGAAAGCCGTGTCACGGACAGCCGGCCGGGCCCCCGATAGAAATCGCCAGAGGCGATCTCGGGTTCGTT is part of the Humisphaera borealis genome and encodes:
- a CDS encoding SdpI family protein, yielding MDAVAITIGISWTLVGLISIALSVPLIRGHIRPNAFYGVRFPQSFESDEAWFAINRFGGMRLAVWSTPLVVVGLVSFFLPLRSNTALALVLGFAPLVFILIPVFESWRFARRYRPRG
- a CDS encoding pilus assembly protein TadG-related protein — translated: MVLVYSILAMVALLAIASFAVDWGYVQCTKSEMQRTADATSRGYLSIYSIYGTNAANANGPQLYEKTYGLNPIDSGSPASPTVSTTWGYWVAASSQFIAGTNSSYPIAVRTVVSRKASNLNPLSMPIARAIGWQSTDITCAATAVLIQTEQSQGANVPSTSDLWLAGMPNGSKASANASGQYQDTTANATAYQATTIPVTPGTYLKFDYIDGHSANSPTVTSVPPDGDTGFILSHEAGAENGVASITAPINCLIGLFLNANAPNTSAAPAALDYSSASSRDQEQYDSIQLKQPFFIGDGLTSAGASQMFKVPAGCTRLFLGTMDGYQWHNNNGNINCSVTATLTIEMKQ
- a CDS encoding DUF6065 family protein, producing MPSSSDTSNDPIEQNPLNLVAAGNGRGLQVEQAPGQKDFIAYRVSNRPAFKLVRAPLDRKWMDDSRDRFAYRCLPLLIANQSGWLALNSVPFRASWNGGWDKACMAVEALDGVSELPAITHFGEGVLTFHMPWLFRTPPGWNLWAHGIPNHPKDGIVALEGVIETDWALATFTMNWKFTARNMWVTFEKDEPICMLTPFRRGDLESLDPVEKDLAENPEMHAAYTEWSASREKFIKDLNKPGSEAQAMKWEKDYFRGLGPDGKVMPQHQTRLTLKEFEPIKKK